The Lathyrus oleraceus cultivar Zhongwan6 chromosome 5, CAAS_Psat_ZW6_1.0, whole genome shotgun sequence genome includes the window AAGGAACTAACTccccagtaatcccaaagaaagctaaaagtcgcctcaacatatctgaagagttgatttTGGGAAATAAGGACGAACTTGTCCGAACTAGGTAtaccttcaagacctctgaagaaactcctctgggactagtatctctgatcgagcctacttcctgtgatgaggcacttcaagatagcgactgggttctagccatgcaagaagagctagatcaattcacaaagaacaacatctgggatcttgttcctaggcctagaggcactcacgttatcggaaccagatgggtgttcagaaacaagctgaatgagaaaggagaagttgtcagaaacaaagctcgactggtggctaaaggttacagtcaacaagaaggtattgactacaatgaaacctttgctctagtcgccaggttagaatctattcgcttacttgtatcattcgctataaatcattctaccaaattgtatcaaatggatgtcaagagcgcattccttaatggttatatatcagaagaagtgtatgtcaaccaacctccaggttttgaaaatccaaattatccagaacatgtttttaaacttaagaaatccttatatggacttaaacaagctcccagagcttggtatgaatgacttagtaattttcttctggaacataattttatcagagggaaagttgactccacactcttctgtaaaaaccttaataatgatctcatgattttccagatatacgttgatgatatcatttttggttcagctaacgcctctgtatgtcaagaattctctgagctaatgcaggcagaatttgaaatgagcctaatgcaagaactaaagttctttctaggaattcaaataaaccaaacttcagaagtcacgtacgttcatcaaagcaaatacataaaagacattctgaagaaatttgatatggctgaatgcaactctgcaaagactctcatgcatccaacctgcattcttgaaaaggaagaagtcagtaaaaaggtttgtcagaagctctatcgtggtatgataggctcccttctctatctgactgctactcgccctgatattctatttagtgtttgtctctgtgccagatttcaatcagatcccagagaaactcacttaacagcagttaagagaattctcaaatatctgaaaggaactcctaacctgggcctgatgtatgagaaaacatcagagtataaACTATCcggtttttgtgatgcagattacgcatGAGACATAATGGAAtgaaaaagtacatctggaaattgtcagctcttgggaaacaatctgatatcctgggccagcaaaagacaatcaaccatagccctgtccactgcagaagcggaatacatctcagcatcactgtgcactactcagatgctctggatgaagaatcagttagaggatctgcaaatcttcgagagtaacattcctatcttttgtgataatattgttgccatttgtttaagtaacaatcccattttacactccagagctaagcacatagaaataaaacatcattttatcagagactatgttcagaaaggggtagtaacattgaaattcattgatactgatcatcaatgggctgacatatttactaaacctttagctgaagatagattcctcttcatcctaaagaatctgaacattcaaaattgccctgaataatatgtgcctctgaagttgtaaaatgagactctaatgtaaacacaatggattctgcctctgactctgatactcctaccaaGTTAGAAGCTATCTGAGTTAGAAttctccaggaaccaatcctttggtattcctgaagatcagataaagcaaacacgtggagtaccttgcgtctgaccttggaacttctagacagttgtctaacattaatcaaggaacagtctcttgagatctcctcgagcagtgtactagctgttgggattagacatcatttatgagctgtaatcatttttccctctaaacgtgctgacttggtttttgtgctaaactctgttttttgtgtcgttttgcatgcgccctaatttgggtatttaaacacattcatttcacacattgcacacttttcactctcacgcaCCCTTAAAACCTCAGCTCTCCCAAGGCATTCCTGCAAgcattcttcatcttcatctcagtttTTCAACAACATCATGAATGCTCAATAACAAGCAGTttacaacttctctcaacaaatgggTTCAAGCGAACAAGTTCAAAGCTCAAGCAACCCAAACCCAGCGGTTACTGGTGTAGTCACAACTCCAATCTACAAGGAGCCccacattcttgatcgtgagcctcacattCATATTGCTACGCCATTTGAGAAACTGGAAGTATTATGTGAATAattggtggattttgacaacatgaaaaggaatggcatcgacctcactgaagaactcaataatcaaggttggggaaactacttcaaACGTCTATATGGTCCTATTTACACAAATCTTGTGAAGGAATTTTGGAGATTCGCTGATGTTGATGATcacttcatcgtctcctatgttttAGGAGTCAAGATAGTGATAACTGAGAAGTCTATTGctgctcttctgggcatggaAAAGGATGGAAgcagaagaatctacaacatcaatcctagggaAAAATACATGTCCCAAGAGAttaacccaacaatcttcaaacagAACGCAGAAGGCAACCCCTCCAAAAACAAGGAGCTACTTCAGAACCTCCGTgtttggctgaagatcattctgggtaccatCCATCATCGTCCAATGTCAAACTCCTCAGACTACATAAACACAGACCagtgcattctgtactgcatccacaagggtctgaagctctgcctcccagcacttctattcaagtatctcagagactctatacgagatacaagaaacaacataaagcccagaacctacattcctctgggaaggctaatctctgaggtaaaattgcaaattgaaaagaaaaataaaagttaTGTAAAAAGTGCAAACAAAGGGCGAAAGAAAGTTATTTTTGAACTCGGGGATTGGGTTTGGATACATATGAGAAAAGAGAGATTCCCATCACAAAGGAAGTCCAAACTTCAACCTAGGGGAGATGTACCATTTCAAGTACTTTCAAGGATCAATGACAATGCCTACAAAATAGAACTTCCAGGTGAGTATGGGGTAAGTACTACTTTTAATGTGGCTGATTTATCTCCTTTTGATGTAGGTGATGATGGTCTAAATTCGAGGTCGAATTCTTTTCAAGAAGGAGGGAATGATGAGGATGTAATCCAAGACATAAATGATACAATGCAAAGCTTAGGAGGCCCTATGACAAGGGCACATGCAAGAAGAGTCAATGATGCTTTAGTTCACTTCATGATCAAGTCAATAGAATGCATGGGCCAAATTGAAGAAAAAGAGCCCAAGTTTATTCTTATCATCCAAGCATGTGATAAAAGGCCCaataatgcataaataaataaaaataaaggaaataccaataaccacactataatggacgaaaattgcaagagaagtggtaaataaagaattgccattattctgccctttcaagaaccccactatctcttctttatttttgcactttctttgtaataactcaaCCCACTATCATGATGATTAGTGGCTGAAATCCTTTTGTTTTCTTAGGAGTTAATTTTTACTTATTTTATCATCTTAAGTcattcctatataaaggaggcatGTATCTTCTTTTTGGATCAATGAATTTTGTCAAGTTTACACATTGTGTAAGTGAGAGTATTTGCTCTTAGGTTCTGGATTGAACCAAAATTGATCTTATCAAGAAATCCTTTTCTTGTGGTGATCCTCATCCATAGGCTTATGATTCTCTCTTGGATTAGAAAGAGTGTGGTGCCCCTTCTACTTAATTCCATTTCTTATTTCTCATTTATTTCATATAAGTCTCGtttattttatatgcatgtatcaaattctgtcattctttcaattataaggcatattacttcctctgagtcacaaaagaattaatattccaaaagttaacaaagttgttTCAGGAATTTTGAAGGAAATGCATAATTCTCAAAAGTTAGTGCATATCAAGTGGTAATCAGAGCACATTCCAAAAAAAAGGGTCGAAATATGGTAAATTGTCTATATTCTTGTTCTTCATTATTATCCATTTatcattataaaaaaaattcGAAAAAAAAGGGTATAAgaagaaaattgaaaaaaaagGGATCTAATTGTTAAAGATTGtgattcaaaaaaaaaatctattttttttcTTGCCACACTCTTAAAATTCTCCTGGTTTCCTTTGTTTTAGAGTTTTTTTTGTTTGCtgtttttttttagttttttgtgtgttgattatcATCTGAAATTGATTTCTTTGTGTTGATTCATTTTGGTTTCTCTAAAGAACTCAAAGAGCAAATTGAGTGGTAAAAGGCAGAGTGTTTTTATTATTAAAGAAAgccaaaaataaaaaataaaaaaaattgagtgAAACACGAGTGATTGAATGTAAACACGTGAGTAGAGTGGTGAGGTCCATTTTTAAAACACTTGTTCCTAATTTCACAAATATTTCACAAGTATGTCTAGTTCACCTTCACCTAGAACAACAGCTTTAACTGTTCAGATCGCAGCCATGCGTGACAATTttgaaagattgttaagagaaCAAGGTGAACAACTTCAACAAAGAATTGATGAGTTGGAAAGGAGGCCCCAAAATTCTAATGATGGTAGTGGTGATGAGGAGGAAAGAAGACGTAGAAGGAGACAAGGGGGAAATAGTTTGAGGGGCATAAAAATTAAAGTTCCATCTTTTGTTGGGAAGAGTGACCCGGAGGCATATCTAGAATGGGAGACTAAACTTGAACAAATTTTTAATTGTCACAATTATTCTAATCTTGAAAAAGTGCAGGTTGCTTCTATTGAGTTCAAGGAGTATGCCTTAGTTTGGTGGGATCAATTGACCAAAGATAGAAGGAGGTATGCAGAACGACCAATTGATACTTGGGAAGAGATGAAAAGAATCATGAGGATAAGGTTTGTTCCTTCCTATTATCATAGGGAATTGCACAACAAATTACAAAGACTCACTCAAGGTTCTAAAAGTGTTGAAGAATATTTCAAGGAGATGGAAGTTCTCAAAATTAGAGCTAATGTAGAGGAGGACGATGAAGCAACTATGGCTAGGTTTCTCCATGGTCTAAATCATGACATTAGTGACATAGTGGAACTTCATCACTATGTTGAAATGGATGAATTGGTACACCAAGCTATCAAAGTGGAACAACAACTCAAAAGAAAGAGCCAAGCAAGGAGAAATTCCACCACTTTCAATTCTCAAAGTTGGAAGGACAAAACAAAGAAGGAGGGTGCTTCATCATCTAAGGAAGCCACGGTTGAAAACAAAGGTAAAACTATTACATCTTCTTTTTCAAGTGTTTCAACTAACAAAAGTGTTAAGTGTTTCAAGTGTCAAGGCCAAGGACATATTGCATCTCAATGTCCAACAAAGAGAACTATGCTTatggaagaaaatgaagaaattGTTGAAGAGGAGGATGGTGATTATGATGAGGAGTTTGAAGAAGAAATACCTAGTGGAGATTTACTCATGGTGAGAAGAATGTTGGGAAGCCAAATAAAGGAGGAGGATACAAGTCAAAGAGAAAACCTTTTTCAGACAAGATGCTTTGTGCAAGGAAAGGTTTGTTCTTTAATAATTGATGGAGGAAGTTGTACAAATGTTGCAAGCACGCGTCTGGTTTCTAAACTAAAATTGGAAACAAAACCTCACCCTAAGCCTTACAAACTCCAATGGCTTAATGAAAGTGTAGAAATGCTTGTTAATAAATAAGTTGAGATTTGTTttaaaattggaaaatatgaGGATGTAGTGTTGTGTGATGTAGTACCAATGGAAGCTAGTCATTTGTTATTAGGCAGGCCTTGGCAATTTGATAGAAAAGCCAATCATGATAGGTACTCCAATAAGTACTCTTTTATGTATCATGATCAAAAGATCAATCTTGTACCGTTAAATCCTAGTGAGGTGAGAGAAGATCAAAGAAAAATAtgatcaaaaaaaaaaaaaaaaaaaaaaaaaagaaaagaatgaaaagaaaaagaatgataaaagagaaaagaaacaaagttTAATTGCAAAAAAAAGAGATGTGAAAAAAGCCATTGTGTCACACCAGCCTTTGTACTTGCTCTTTTGCAAGGAGGTGCCTTTGCTAACCACTATTTCTAATGAAAAAAATTGCCAAATTGTGTTGAGTCTCTTTTGCAGGAATTTAAAGAATTGTTTCTGAAAGAGGTGCCAAGTGGTTTACCACCTATAAGAGGAATTGAACATCATATTGATCTCAATCCAGAAGCATCTTTGCCTAATAGGCCAGCATATAGAAGCAATCCACAACAAACTCAAGAGATATAAAGGCAAGTTGCTGAATTGATAAGTAAAGGATGGGTAAGAGAAAGTTTAAGTCCTTGTGTTGTCCCTATTATTCTAGTCCCTAAAAAGGATGGTAGTTGGAGGATGTGCACTGATTGTAGGGCCATTAACAATATTACCATTAAATATAGGCATCCTATTCCTAGACTAGAAGATTTGCTTGATGAATTGTTTGGTGCATGCTTATTttctaaaattgatttgaaaagtgGATATCACCAAATTAGAATaagggaaggggatgaatggaAAACTgcttttaaaacaaaatttggtTTATATGAGTAGATGGTTatgccttttggattaactaATGCACCTAGTACTTTCATGAGACTAATGAACCATGTGTTAAGGGAGTTCTTGGGTAAGTTTGTTATTGTGTattttgatgatattttgatttataGCAAGAACTTAGATGATCATTGCATTCATTTAAGGGATGTTTTGCAAGTGCTAAGATATGAAAATTTGTATGCCAACCTAGAAAAATGTGTCTTTTGCTCCGATCATGTGATTTTTTTAGGTTTCATTGTGAGCTCTAAAGGAGTTCACGTTGATGAGGAAAAGGTGAAAGCCATTTGAGAGTGGCCTCCTTCCAAAAATGTAAGTGAGGTAAGAAGCTTTCATGGTTTGGCTAGTTTTTATAGGAGGTTTGTGAAGGACTTTAGTACCTTGGCAACACCCCTCAATGAAATTGTTAAAAAGGATGTTGGTTTTAAATGGGGTGAAAAACAAGAGCAAGCCTTTGCTGCCCTAAAGGAAAAGCTCACCCAAGCACCAATTCTTGCATTGCCTAATTTTTCTAaatcttttgaaattgaatgtgATGCATCTAATGTGGGAATTGGAGCTGTTTTGTTGCAGGAAGGTCATCCACTTGCTTATTTTAGTGAAAAGCTAAAAGGAGCTGCCCTTAATTATTCTACATATGATAAGGAATTGTATTCCTTGGTGAGAGCTCTACAAACTTGGCAACATTACTTGCTGCCCAAAGAGTTTGTCATTCATAGTGATCACGAATCCTTGAAACATTTGAAGGCACAAGGTAAGTTGAATAAGAGGCATGCCAAGTGGGTTGAGTTTCTTGAACAATTTCCTTATGTAATCAAGCATAAGAAAGGTAAATCTAATGTTGTGGCAGATGCACTCTCAAGAAGACATGTCTTGCTTTCTACTCTTGAAACAAAAGTTTTTGGTCTTGAGCATATTAAAGATTTGTATAAAAGTGACCTtgaattttcttcaaaaattttaGCTTGTGAGCATACTGCCTTCAATGGGTATTTTAGGCACAATGGCTatttatttaaagaaaaaaaactaTGTGTGCCTAAAGGTTCCATTAGAGAATTACTTGTAAAAGAGGCGCATGAGGGAGGACTAATGGGTCATTTTGGGGTTTCTAAAACTCTAGAATTCTTAAAAGAACATTTTTATTGGCCTCACATGAAAATTGATGTCCAAAAGCTTTGTGAAAGATGCATTGTGGGTAAAAAGGCTAAATCAAAAGTTATGTCTCATGGTTTGCATACTCCTTTGCCTGTACCTGAATTTCCTTGGATTGACATTTCCATGGACTTTGTTTTGGGGCTGC containing:
- the LOC127081152 gene encoding uncharacterized protein LOC127081152, with amino-acid sequence MKRIMRIRFVPSYYHRELHNKLQRLTQGSKSVEEYFKEMEVLKIRANVEEDDEATMARFLHGLNHDISDIVELHHYVEMDELVHQAIKVEQQLKRKSQARRNSTTFNSQSWKDKTKKEGASSSKEATVENKGKTITSSFSSVSTNKSVKCFKCQGQGHIASQCPTKRTMLMEENEEIVEEEDGDYDEEFEEEIPSGDLLMVRRMLGSQIKEEDTSQRENLFQTRCFVQGKVCSLIIDGGSCTNVASTRLVSKLKLETKPHPKPYKLQWLNESVEMLVNK